One Terriglobia bacterium genomic window, TCCGTCGTTAAGTTTGTGTTCATAACTTTAGGGCGTCAGGATAGTTCGATTCGCGGTTATGCCGGGGCTATTACTCTGCAAAGACGGGACATCGGGCCGTCCCAGGAGCAGGGAAGGATACTGAACGGTCCCAAAGTTAACAAGCTGGCCTTCATTTGCCTTGCAGAATCCTGCGATCCGAAATTAAGCTGCGAAAGGAGTTTATGGCGGAATCTCTTCGAATTTACAACATATTTTTATCAGGTCCCCTCACCCTAACCCGTTAGAAATGAAAAACAAATGACAATTTGCCGAACTGCCGGTTCAGTCGAATTCGATGGGCTTTATATCTCGGGCCTGAAGGATCTGATTACCAGACTATCTGTCGACGATCCTCGCGCCGAATGCCTTTTTGCAGATTTAAGTTTGGGCGCCTGGTTCGTACACATGGCCGCCCAACAATTCTTCCTGCAATTGGGAATATTGCCTCCAGAACATATCCGGCCCACCAGGGAGGGCAGCGCGTACTGGGACCAGGTGCCGGAATACGCGGACAGAGTCGGTAACGAAATCGATTCTGAAACCAGTGGTGACCGCGTTCTAATGACCAGTTTAGAACTTGCAGAGCAGGTAATCGAGGCGATTGGCCAGAAGCGCCCTCAAACTCTCGTCATTATCGCGCCCCGCTTCGATTTCGACTGGGAAGCAGAAAACGAGCTCTTTCTTGAATTTCTCGTAATGGGACTGCGGGATACTGCCAGCCGCTGCATTCTGGCCTTTATGGACGAAAAACCTCCTGCCGTTCCAGAAAAATGGAAGATAAATTGGCTGAACAGTCCAGCACCAACCGCTAACGAGCATCCCGAACTCTCTCCAGAGTTGCTGACACTTGTGCCCGGCATTGTCGAGCCGGCGTTAGCTGAGATGCTTGCCGGTACAGCGCCGCTGGATAAATCCAGGCATCTCTCAGTGGCAAACGGCGGTGTTTTAGTGGCCCCGGAATACAGACGGAATCCCAACGAGGTCAGCAAGGCTGCCTATGATGAACTTGGGCAGAAAGCAGAGGCGATCGGCTGGCTCAAGTCTTATTGCCAGTTGTATGGAAATCTTCAGTTTCTGAATGTGTACTTCCTGCGTCAGCAGTCCAGCCAGCGATTTGCAGAGGGAGCTTATAACGTCGCCTTCAGGTTGATTCAACCGGTCCTTCAACACTCGTTTCATCCATTTCACAAAACCGCAGCGCTCCTTGAGGCCCAGGGTATGCGTGTGGCTCTCAAGAGATTTAAAGACGCCTCGGAAATGCCCGATCCTCCACGTGCGGCGCCGCCTCCAATCCTGGGAGCCCTTTTCCTGTCGAAGGCCTGGGGACTGGTAATGATCGATCAGCCGGAACAAGCCGAACCTTACTTCGAGCAGGCCCGGAATCTCCTTAAGCCATTTCAGGATCGCTTCTATTTGTATCTTCTGAATATTGCGGCTCTGAACAAGTTGCGGCTTGGACAAGCCGACGCAGCCTTCGAACTGGAAAGAGAGATTGAACAGACGCTTTCGGAAAGCCCAAAAAAGGACTGGCATCTTGAATATATCAATTGCCTTAATCTCGGCCGTTTATTCCGGAGGAGCGGGGACTTTGAACTCTCGGAGAAGTATTATTCGAAGTCCTTTTACGCAAGCGAAGGAATCCGCTCGGATAGCGATCTGGTATATAGCAACGTGTCCTGGGCCGGCCTTTATCAGAAAAACAATCCTGACCTGTCTTTCCTGCATTGGTTCAGGGCAGCCTTACATTGGGCAGCTACTGCGGTTCCCGAGGCGCTGACCGCCAGAGCGATCCGGCCTATCGTCGGGCGAAACCTGAAACCTGGAGAGGACCTGACCGAAGAACTGTCCAAGGGATTGATTTCTTTTATTTATCAGAGTGCCAAGGCCGCCCGGATACCTCTAAAAGCCTTTGACAATGATATGGAATCGACGGCCGGCGAAGGCTCAAAGCAGATTACCTTCATTCATTCAGACAATCTTCCTGCAGGCACAATTGAGTACGCTTTTGGCTTTCCCGGTTGGAGTGTATTAGCCACGAAACAGGTGTTTAAGCGGAGATTCAAGGGGAAGTACTACGATCGCTTGAATGACATCCTGGTTCGGGCTATCGAAGAATGGTGTCCCGCTGTTGCAAAGGCTGACGTTCGAACCCTGATTGTCGACACAATGATGGGCTGTGAAATGCCGATAACGTTCGACCAGCTAAGGAACACGTGCGTGCGTCTGAAAATCCCGCATTTGCATTTCGAAAACAGAAGTGAGGACTTGTCCGGGGAAGAATGCCGTTCTCTGGAGCGGAATGCGGTGGTGCGAATCGGATCCGGGGTCAGCCACATCAGCGATGCAGATGGTCGCCTGACGATCCATTTCAAGAGGTATGTCGGCCCTGTAACCTTGTCTGAGGAGGATAGCAAGATTGTAAGGCTGGTTGACGGGGTGAGAACTGTAGATGAAATCGCGAGCTCTTCAGGCAATCCAGGCTCCGGCGAGACTGGCGTTTTGCAGTCTCTGCGCTCGCTGGAAATACTGAGAGTAACGGCAATCTCCTAAAACAACCCAGTCTGGGGCGGGCGATAAGCAATACCGAGGTGGTCGTAGGCGAGCTTCGTGGCCACGCGGCCGCGCGGCGTGCGTTGCAGGAATCCGATCTGGAGCAGATACGGTTCATAGATGTCTTCGACGGCATCGACTTCTTCGCTTAAGACGGCCGCAATCGTGTTCACGCCCACGGGCCCCCCGCCAAAGCGCTCAATAATGGCGCGCAGCAGTTTGCGATCGATATCGTCGAAACCGTGCTCGTCGATATCGAGGAGCTTCAGGGCATCGCGAGCGATCGGCGCAGTGATTTCGCCGTCTGCCTTCACC contains:
- a CDS encoding tetratricopeptide repeat protein, coding for MTICRTAGSVEFDGLYISGLKDLITRLSVDDPRAECLFADLSLGAWFVHMAAQQFFLQLGILPPEHIRPTREGSAYWDQVPEYADRVGNEIDSETSGDRVLMTSLELAEQVIEAIGQKRPQTLVIIAPRFDFDWEAENELFLEFLVMGLRDTASRCILAFMDEKPPAVPEKWKINWLNSPAPTANEHPELSPELLTLVPGIVEPALAEMLAGTAPLDKSRHLSVANGGVLVAPEYRRNPNEVSKAAYDELGQKAEAIGWLKSYCQLYGNLQFLNVYFLRQQSSQRFAEGAYNVAFRLIQPVLQHSFHPFHKTAALLEAQGMRVALKRFKDASEMPDPPRAAPPPILGALFLSKAWGLVMIDQPEQAEPYFEQARNLLKPFQDRFYLYLLNIAALNKLRLGQADAAFELEREIEQTLSESPKKDWHLEYINCLNLGRLFRRSGDFELSEKYYSKSFYASEGIRSDSDLVYSNVSWAGLYQKNNPDLSFLHWFRAALHWAATAVPEALTARAIRPIVGRNLKPGEDLTEELSKGLISFIYQSAKAARIPLKAFDNDMESTAGEGSKQITFIHSDNLPAGTIEYAFGFPGWSVLATKQVFKRRFKGKYYDRLNDILVRAIEEWCPAVAKADVRTLIVDTMMGCEMPITFDQLRNTCVRLKIPHLHFENRSEDLSGEECRSLERNAVVRIGSGVSHISDADGRLTIHFKRYVGPVTLSEEDSKIVRLVDGVRTVDEIASSSGNPGSGETGVLQSLRSLEILRVTAIS